Genomic segment of Leishmania panamensis strain MHOM/PA/94/PSC-1 chromosome 20 sequence:
agcggaggaaTACCTGAGGAAGGCGCACCAGTCGCTTCTGCGCTGCTACGAGCATATTTCCGAGTGCCCAGAAGAGCCTCTACACATCATCAGCCAGTACGCGTGCCCACCGGAGGAGGCGATTGCAACGATGGAGCTGGTGATGAAGGTGCGCGGCGAAGCCTCCGAGAGCTGTACGTGGAAGGCCTCACAGGTGCTTCTCAGTTACACTTATTTTCACGAATTCTTCGCTATGCGCAGTGAGAGTTTGTTGAAGAGGTGCGACCTCCTCCCCAACGAGCTCATGAGCGAGTTAGAGCGCTTCTGCGCCGATCCTCACCACAGCGTGTGCTCACTATATCGCATCAGCACCCCGATCGGGTGCATGGGAGAGTGGCTGCACGCCATTCGGAATTACTACCGAGTGAAGCTGGTGACAGCACCAGTGTTGTTGTCACGACACGCTGACACACGTCGCATTACGGAGCAGGCGCAAGCGTGGCTGAGTATGATTACGCTCAGTGAAGAGGAAGGCGATcaaaggcagcggcagcgagagcagcagacgaCTGTCGCCAAAGATGCGAGCACAGACAACGCTGAGCTCGGCGCCCTCGTTTCAGCGGGCGAAGCTGGAAGAGAAAGCCTTCTACTCCCTACCAAATCGGCCTCAGTAACGGCCGACACGgtgcagaagctgcgccaccaACTCCACAAACTCCGCGAGAGCGTACGCGCGGCTGAGGCGGAGCGCACCGCCATAGAGGGCTTGCTACAAGAAAAACTCGCGGAAGTTCGAGGCAACTACGATGAGACGATGGTGCCGCTGGAGGATCAGCTCGAAGAGATGACCGAATGCTTTGGGCAGCGCCTTACGCGAAAAGGGGacgttgccgccgctcctccgctccccgccgccacggcagcgaacACCACGGACAATGCGGCTGTTGCCGTAGCTGCAACCCTCTAGTCATGTGTGCTGTAGAGGTTTTCCTTGCTGCAGGGAGGCGTGGCTGTGGCTGTAGGGCTGCGTTGTGTGTATCTGCGGTCGAGGGTATCAAATTCATCGTTgactcgccgccgtcgccttgCAGCGCACACCGACATCACTGCGCGCGCGTCTGCAGGGCGATCCGGTTGGAGTGTTGTGGAGACCTAAAGACGGAAGTCGAGCCTCCACGAAGGCGAACGCCTTGAGCCTGTACAGTCGACCTCTCCGTAAGCGCAGGGTGGGGCATCTTTTCCTCTACAGCCCATTCTGGTCTCTCCTGCTTTTCCTTATCACACTGTGTGGAGCTCTCCACAGCGCTAAGCCAACATGCAGAACGGGAGAGccgggaggtggaggcgcacacggcgctgtcgcttttcttctgttCGAGTGGAACGATTTGCAGTGGATTGGAGTTGAGGCGCAGGAACGAAAGGGTGAAGAGTGATGGAGCGAGTgagccctctctctctcccactctgcGCCCACTGCACCAACTCCTCTCACAGCGTCatttctcctctgcctccttctcctccctccccggcGTTGTTCCTCTTCACACGCCTGCGCTTGCGTCGCGTCGCGTTGCACGTGCTGGAGAGGACGCACACAGGGATACTTCAATGATGTACAgcaccccctttcctttctgttCGATATGCGTAATATATGTATGACTATGACGTGCGGAGCGTACGCGCGTTTTATGCGATGCTTAGTTAGCACGCCCCTATCGCAGCAtctcccaccccctcccacttGTCTTCCCTTGTGATACCTGTACGAGGGTGGTGCGCTTCGTGCGCTACAGacgtttttctttttatttcTCTTGGAAGTGAGAAGATATTCAGCCTTGGTAGCACGAAAGAGCTGCCGTTGTTGTCGAGTACACGAGCGGTGtagaagtgtgtgtgtgtgtgtaaaaggagcgagagggggaggtcTTTGCATCTCCATTCACTTCTCCCATGTCTCCGTCGCCATCCACCCCCCTcgtctctcccctctctctcgtaaCTCCGCTGATGTGCTGTGTGGCCCGTACGTGTGTCtttggagaggagggaacaATGGGGTGCCGGTGTGTCAATCCGCCCACTCTTCCTGTTCCTCCCATCCCCACCCACCTTTTCgaccccctcttctctctccttctccccttttccctccttcgcGCTGTGACCTCAATTGAGTCaattctccctccccttcctccacaggcacacgcacgccaaTCTACTCAGTCACgacaaggggagaggggagaggtgaagagaaggcaaCGGAGGGCGATAGTTTTCTGCCGCTCTGTTCTACCTTCGGGCCTTCCTTTCCGGCCCGCATTCACCGTCGtgggcagcgccagcactaCAACGACGCCCACCCACTGCCCTGGACTCTCCTGTGTTAGCTGCAGCGCTTTCATATCCCCGCCGCCACCCTGCCTACGACCCGTGATGCCCGCGGGCGtgtacacgtacacgcagcTCTCCAGCCACCTCTCCGCTATCCTGGGGCGGCACCCGAATGCGACTTacctgcggctgcagctcctcccaCCCGTGACAGGACCTCACTCGCGGCGAGCGTGCTGCAATGACCagggcagcagtggagtT
This window contains:
- a CDS encoding hypothetical protein (TriTrypDB/GeneDB-style sysID: LpmP.20.0420) — protein: MLTQPSDELERLRKELALEENDLAALEDNVESQSAQLGYLHTEYTINKTRIYHHYEPTLAPLRVVTYAAAQRQSLIELQIEWLERKVVEQERRSQGGQYIEIRDMKPAAEEYLRKAHQSLLRCYEHISECPEEPLHIISQYACPPEEAIATMELVMKVRGEASESCTWKASQVLLSYTYFHEFFAMRSESLLKRCDLLPNELMSELERFCADPHHSVCSLYRISTPIGCMGEWLHAIRNYYRVKLVTAPVLLSRHADTRRITEQAQAWLSMITLSEEEGDQRQRQREQQTTVAKDASTDNAELGALVSAGEAGRESLLLPTKSASVTADTVQKLRHQLHKLRESVRAAEAERTAIEGLLQEKLAEVRGNYDETMVPLEDQLEEMTECFGQRLTRKGDVAAAPPLPAATAANTTDNAAVAVAATL